In Aythya fuligula isolate bAytFul2 chromosome 6, bAytFul2.pri, whole genome shotgun sequence, the following are encoded in one genomic region:
- the LOC116490609 gene encoding UDP-glucuronosyltransferase 1-1-like, protein MAPVPASHPQVAVTLVLLLSVLGLAAGGKVLALPVGGSHWLSMREALEGLKAKGHEVVVAAPEINLHIKPTDNFTMKMYPVPFTQEEMDKDFHAFLKGGFEEGSFLERFVRTYQRMKRLSDFAFISCEYLLYNKELMRYLEESKFDVVFTDPVIPCGPIVAEHLSVPSVYFLRGIPCGIDFEATQCPNPPSYVPRVFTEHTDHMSFLQRVKNLVFDVQNFFLCDFMYQPYSKLASEFLQRDVDVLDLLRKASVWLLRLDFVLDYPRPLMPNIVLIGGVNCAHKELPQVHSGTEL, encoded by the exons ATGGCCCCGGTGCCTGCTTCTCATCCACAAGTCGCAGTGACGCTGGTTCTGCTCCTGTCCGTGCTCGGTCTGGCTGCTGGTGGGAAAGTGCTGGCACTGCCCGTAGGTGGGAGTCATTGGCTCAGCATGCGGGAAGCGTTGGAGGGTCTCAAGGCGAAAGGGCATGAAGTAGTCGTCGCTGCACCTGAAATCAATTTACACATAAAACCAACAGACAATTTTACTATGAAAATGTACCCAGTCCCTTTCACACAGGAAGAGATGGACAAGGACTTCCACGCATTTTTAAAGGGTGGGTTTGAAGAAGGATCCTTTCTGGAAAGATTTGTTAGAACATACCAAAGGATGAAAAGACTCTCTGACTTTGCGTTCATCAGCTGTGAATACTTACTGTACAACAAGGAACTTATGAGATATCTTGAGGAGTCTAAGTTTGATGTTGTCTTTACAGACCCTGTAATACCTTGCGGACCAATAGTGGCTGAGCACCTTTCAGTCCCTTCTGTCTATTTTCTGCGAGGAATTCCATGTGGCATAGATTTTGAAGCCACTCAGTGTCCCAATCCCCCTTCTTATGTCCCCAGGGTATTTACAGAACACACAGACCACATGAGCTTCCTCCAGCGTGTGAAGAATCTAGTCTTTGATGTCcaaaatttcttcctctgtgatTTTATGTATCAGCCGTACTCCAAACTGGCTTCTGAGTTCCTTCAGCGAGATGTGGATGTGTTAGATCTCTTACGCAAGGCCTCCGTATGGCTTCTGAGATTAGACTTTGTGTTAGATTATCCAAGACCACTGATGCCCAACATAGTTTTAATTGGCGGAGTGAATTGTGCTCACAAGGAGCTACCTCAG GTACACTCTGGGACTGAACTCTAG
- the LOC116490610 gene encoding UDP-glucuronosyltransferase 1-1-like, which yields MAPGPASHPQVAVTLGLLLSVLGLAAGGKVLVVPVDGSHWLSMREVLEGLKAKGHEVVVVAPEVSLYIKPSKSFVMKMYPVPFTQEELDRDFHAFTQDTLKEGSFLERFVTVYQRFEKTSALFLSTCEHLLYNKELMRYLEESKFDVVFTDPVIPCGPIVAEHLSVPSVYFLRGIPCGLDFEATQCPSPPSYVPRIFTEHTDHMNFLQRVKNLVFEVPNLFLCNFFFQPYSKLASQFLQRDVTVLDLLSKASVWLLRLDFVLDYPRPLMPNIVLIGGVNCAHKELPQTATSFGVPGTLWD from the exons ATGGCCCCGGGGCCTGCTTCTCATCCACAAGTCGCAGTGACGCTGGGTCTGCTCCTGTCCGTGCTCGGTCTGGCTGCTGGTGGGAAAGTGCTGGTGGTGCCCGTAGATGGGAGTCACTGGCTCAGCATGCGGGAAGTGTTGGAGGGTCTCAAGGCGAAAGGGCATGAAGTAGTCGTCGTCGCACCAGAAGTCAGTTTATACATAAAGCCATCAAAGAGTTTTGTCATGAAAATGTACCCAGTCCCCTTCACGCAGGAAGAGCTGGATAGAGATTTCCACGCATTTACACAGGATACATTGAAAGAAGGTTCCTTCCTGGAAAGATTTGTTACAGTTTATCAACGGTTTGAAAAAACCTCTGCCTTGTTCCTGTCTACCTGTGAACACTTACTGTACAACAAGGAACTTATGAGATATCTTGAGGAGTCTAAGTTTGATGTTGTCTTTACAGACCCTGTAATACCTTGCGGGCCGATAGTGGCTGAGCACCTTTCAGTCCCTTCTGTCTATTTTTTGCGAGGAATTCCATGTGGCTTAGATTTTGAAGCCACTCAGTGTCCCAGTCCCCCTTCTTATGTCCCCAGGATATTTACAGAACACACAGACCATATGAACTTCCTCCAGCGTGTGAAGAATCTAGTCTTTGAAGTCCCCaatctttttctctgcaattttttttttcaaccataCTCCAAACTGGCTTCTCAGTTCCTTCAGCGAGATGTGACTGTGTTAGATCTCTTGAGCAAGGCTTCCGTATGGCTTCTGAGATTAGACTTTGTGTTAGATTATCCAAGACCACTGATGCCCAACATAGTTTTAATTGGCGGAGTGAATTGTGCTCACAAGGAGCTACCTCAG aCAGCTACATCTTTTGGTGTCCCAGGTACACTCTGGGACTGA
- the LOC116490608 gene encoding UDP-glucuronosyltransferase 1-1-like, whose product MAPVPASHPQVAVTLVLLLSVLGLAAGGKVLVVPISGSPWLSMREVLEGLKAKGHEVVVAAPEINLHIKPTDNFTMKMYPVPFTQEEMDKDFHAFLKGGFEEGSFLERFVRTYQRMKRLSDFPFISCEYLLYNKELMRYLEESKFDVVFTDPVIPCGPIVAEHLSVPSVYFLRGIPCGIDFEATQCPNPPSYVPRVFTDNTDHMSFLQRVKNLVFDVQNFFLCDFMYQPYSKLASEFLQRDVDVLDLLRKASVWLLRLDFVLDYPRPLMPNMILVGGVNCAHKDLPQHSVGYLAFYEIKDYTFTKQ is encoded by the exons ATGGCCCCGGTGCCTGCTTCTCATCCACAAGTCGCAGTGACACTGGTTCTGCTCCTGTCCGTGCTCGGTCTGGCTGCTGGTGGGAAAGTGCTGGTGGTGCCCATAAGTGGGAGTCCCTGGCTCAGCATGCGGGAAGTGTTGGAGGGTCTCAAGGCGAAAGGGCATGAAGTAGTCGTCGCTGCACCTGAAATCAATTTACACATAAAACCAACAGACAATTTTACTATGAAAATGTACCCAGTCCCTTTCACACAGGAAGAGATGGACAAGGACTTCCACGCATTTTTAAAGGGTGGGTTTGAAGAAGGATCCTTTCTGGAAAGATTTGTTAGAACATACCAAAGGATGAAAAGACTCTCTGACTTTCCATTCATCAGCTGTGAATACTTACTGTACAACAAAGAACTTATGAGATATCTTGAGGAGTCTAAGTTTGATGTTGTCTTTACGGACCCTGTAATACCTTGCGGGCCAATAGTGGCTGAGCACCTTTCAGTCCCTTCTGTCTATTTTCTGCGAGGAATTCCATGTGGCATAGATTTTGAAGCCACTCAGTGTCCCAATCCCCCTTCTTATGTCCCCAGGGTATTTACAGACAACACAGACCACATGAGCTTCCTCCAGCGCGTGAAGAATCTAGTCTTTGATGTCcaaaatttcttcctctgtgatTTTATGTATCAGCCATACTCCAAACTGGCTTCTGAGTTCCTTCAGCGAGATGTGGATGTGTTAGATCTCTTACGCAAGGCCTCCGTATGGCTTCTGAGATTAGACTTTGTGTTAGATTATCCAAGACCACTGATGCCCAACATGATTTTGGTTGGTGGAGTGAATTGTGCTCACAAGGATCTACCTCAG CACAG TGTGGGTTATCTGGCCTTTTATGAAATCAAGGATTATACATTTACcaagcagtaa